One Streptomyces fagopyri DNA window includes the following coding sequences:
- a CDS encoding HAD family hydrolase, which yields MTLSPASRPTSGGRPFDAVLCDVDNVIRVYDPSHLNALERAAGLAEGTTMKLAFAPDTVLPLVVGRVTPDEWARSAVQGLAGLVSEATARELGEALVRTPFRADPAVVSLLRGARAHVPLVLVTNTSVQLEEDLEVLGLTDLAHHVVSSARVGIAKPDRRIYDIAVERAGVPAGRCLFVDDTQENVEAAAALGMRAVHYRSPEDLRRALGTL from the coding sequence ATGACCCTCTCCCCCGCCTCACGCCCCACCTCGGGCGGTCGTCCCTTCGACGCGGTGCTGTGCGACGTCGACAACGTGATCCGCGTCTACGACCCGTCCCACCTGAACGCGCTGGAGCGCGCCGCCGGACTGGCCGAGGGCACCACCATGAAGCTGGCCTTCGCGCCGGACACGGTGCTGCCGCTGGTGGTGGGGCGGGTCACGCCGGACGAGTGGGCGCGGTCGGCTGTACAGGGGCTGGCCGGACTGGTGTCCGAGGCGACCGCCCGGGAGCTGGGCGAGGCACTCGTGCGGACGCCGTTCCGGGCGGACCCGGCGGTGGTGTCGCTGCTGCGCGGGGCCCGCGCCCACGTACCGCTGGTCCTCGTCACCAACACCTCGGTACAGCTGGAGGAGGACCTGGAGGTCCTGGGCCTGACGGACCTCGCCCACCACGTGGTCAGCAGCGCGCGGGTGGGCATCGCCAAGCCCGACCGGCGCATCTACGACATCGCCGTCGAGCGGGCCGGCGTCCCGGCCGGGCGCTGTCTGTTCGTGGACGACACCCAGGAGAACGTGGAGGCGGCCGCCGCGCTCGGAATGCGGGCCGTCCACTACCGCTCCCCCGAGGACCTGCGCCGCGCGCTGGGCACCCTGTGA
- a CDS encoding acyl-CoA thioesterase produces the protein MTDQAPTPESDIPGKPTSASRTTLSHIMTHNDTNLLGTVHGGVIMKLVDDAAGAVAGRHSGGPAVTASMDEMAFLEPVRVGDLVHVKAQVNWTGRTSMEVGVRVLAERWNESTPPQQVGSAYLVFAAVDADGKPRRVPPVLPETERDERRCQEAQIRRTHRLARRRAIMELREKRVAEGLDA, from the coding sequence ATGACAGACCAGGCGCCCACTCCGGAATCCGATATTCCGGGAAAGCCGACCTCAGCGTCCCGGACCACCCTCAGCCACATCATGACCCACAACGACACCAACCTTCTGGGCACGGTGCACGGTGGAGTGATCATGAAGCTCGTCGACGACGCGGCGGGCGCGGTGGCCGGACGGCACTCCGGCGGGCCCGCGGTCACCGCCTCCATGGACGAGATGGCCTTCCTGGAGCCCGTGCGCGTGGGCGACCTCGTCCATGTGAAGGCCCAGGTCAACTGGACGGGCCGGACGTCGATGGAGGTCGGCGTCCGGGTGCTCGCCGAGCGGTGGAACGAGTCCACACCACCCCAGCAGGTCGGCTCCGCCTATCTGGTCTTCGCCGCGGTCGACGCGGACGGCAAGCCGCGCCGCGTCCCGCCCGTCCTCCCGGAGACCGAGCGGGACGAGCGCCGCTGCCAGGAGGCCCAGATCCGCCGCACCCACCGTCTGGCCCGCCGCCGGGCGATCATGGAACTGCGGGAGAAGCGGGTGGCGGAGGGGTTGGACGCGTAG
- a CDS encoding LCP family protein, with protein MNDWPDGWDDNRNNGGNRYGRGSAGAQPESARVMRQVRRGPATPGPGPGAPPYGGVPQQPSYGDGQGYGDGYDNGYDSGYNTGHVYGSPNGPGGPQGPGGTGTRDPRPAPNWRRRIKWTAITLVTLFVVVSVGTYFWADSKLHRDVDLSKVIDRPDAGKGTNYLIVGSDSRAGMSAEDKKKLHTGSAEGKRTDSMMILHTGDNGSTLVSLPRDSNVEIPSYKGSDSGKTYQGTGRHVKLNAAYAEDGPELLVRTVEFNTGLRIDHYVEIGFGGFAKIVDAVGGVDMTLDKGFKDKYSGADFKAGKQTLNGEQALAFVRTRHAFAASDLERTKNQQKFLAALAHQVATPSTVLNPFALYPTMGAGLDSLTVDKDMSLWDLADMFWAMKGVTGGDGKSMNMPISGSTGGNLVWDKTKVKALVDELKNDDKVTVSGN; from the coding sequence ATGAACGATTGGCCCGACGGGTGGGACGACAACCGCAACAACGGCGGCAACCGTTACGGTCGCGGCAGCGCGGGCGCACAGCCCGAGAGCGCCCGCGTCATGCGGCAGGTTCGGCGTGGTCCGGCGACGCCCGGTCCGGGCCCCGGCGCCCCGCCCTACGGCGGAGTGCCCCAGCAGCCGTCCTACGGGGACGGCCAGGGGTACGGCGACGGCTACGACAACGGATACGACTCCGGCTACAACACCGGCCACGTCTACGGATCGCCGAACGGCCCCGGAGGCCCGCAGGGGCCCGGTGGCACCGGCACCCGGGACCCGCGCCCCGCGCCGAACTGGCGGCGCCGGATCAAGTGGACCGCGATCACACTGGTCACGCTCTTCGTCGTGGTCTCCGTCGGCACGTACTTCTGGGCGGACTCCAAGCTCCACCGTGACGTGGATCTGTCGAAGGTCATCGACCGTCCCGACGCGGGCAAGGGCACCAACTACCTGATCGTCGGCTCCGACAGCCGCGCCGGAATGTCCGCCGAGGACAAGAAGAAGCTGCACACCGGGTCCGCCGAGGGCAAGCGCACGGACTCCATGATGATCCTGCACACCGGCGACAACGGCTCCACGCTGGTCTCGCTGCCCCGTGACTCGAACGTCGAGATACCGAGCTACAAGGGCTCCGACTCCGGCAAGACGTACCAGGGCACGGGCCGGCACGTGAAGCTGAACGCGGCGTACGCGGAGGACGGCCCCGAACTCCTCGTGCGGACCGTCGAGTTCAACACCGGTCTGCGCATCGACCACTACGTGGAGATCGGCTTCGGCGGCTTCGCGAAGATCGTGGACGCGGTCGGCGGCGTCGACATGACCCTCGACAAGGGTTTCAAGGACAAGTACTCCGGCGCCGACTTCAAGGCGGGCAAGCAGACGCTGAACGGCGAGCAGGCCCTCGCCTTCGTCCGTACCCGGCACGCCTTCGCCGCCTCGGACCTGGAGCGCACCAAGAACCAGCAGAAGTTCCTGGCCGCCCTGGCCCACCAGGTCGCGACCCCCTCCACGGTCCTGAACCCCTTCGCGCTCTACCCGACGATGGGCGCGGGCCTGGACTCGCTGACCGTCGACAAGGACATGAGCCTGTGGGACCTCGCGGACATGTTCTGGGCGATGAAGGGCGTCACCGGCGGTGACGGCAAGTCCATGAACATGCCGATCTCCGGCTCCACGGGCGGCAACCTCGTCTGGGACAAGACCAAGGTCAAGGCGCTGGTCGACGAGCTGAAGAACGACGACAAGGTGACGGTCTCGGGCAACTGA
- a CDS encoding LCP family protein, with amino-acid sequence MPTSPRSAAPPHAPDPARPRRPPLQGRPQPSRTRRPAARPPVRRKRPRWAMRVVTTLSVVVLASAGIGHAVVTSLDEDIARVDPFKDMKNRPAAGHGMNVLLVGTDGRDRITEKERRAYHLGGTPCHCTDTIMIVHIAADKERASVVSLPRDSYAETPVHTDQTTGAQHNPHPIKLNAAYAEGGPQLTVRTVENMTHLKIDHYLEVDFTSFMKTVDVLGGVDICATRPLKDSYTGLDLTAGPHQLNGGQALQYVRSRHVDGASDLGRMQRQQRFLAALIGRATSSGVLLNPLRFRDVTRAVLGSVRADKGFGTDELLDLGRAMRNFSPSSSEFTTVPIGQMGYAVKGIGSTLKWDEPKAAQLFRSLRDDKPLTATHPTVRSAAARVEVAPQQIHVQVENATSTEGLGRRVDGALAASGFRTTGRPATTQEPDLKHTVIVYDPRWDRSARSLAAALPGSELRAVDGQGPVLKVLAGADFKEVRRVRVDTPSPGESSPVLTGDEVLCR; translated from the coding sequence TTGCCCACGTCGCCCCGCTCCGCCGCCCCGCCCCACGCCCCCGACCCCGCCCGTCCACGGCGTCCGCCGCTCCAGGGCCGCCCGCAGCCGTCCCGCACCCGGCGGCCCGCGGCGCGACCCCCCGTACGGAGGAAGAGGCCGCGCTGGGCCATGCGGGTCGTCACCACGCTGTCGGTGGTGGTCCTCGCCTCCGCGGGCATCGGGCACGCGGTGGTCACCAGCCTCGACGAGGACATCGCCCGGGTCGACCCCTTCAAGGACATGAAGAACCGTCCCGCCGCCGGCCACGGCATGAACGTCCTGCTGGTCGGCACCGACGGCCGCGACCGGATCACGGAGAAGGAACGGCGCGCGTACCACCTGGGCGGCACCCCCTGTCACTGCACCGACACGATCATGATCGTGCACATCGCGGCGGACAAGGAGCGCGCCAGCGTCGTCAGCCTGCCCCGCGACTCGTACGCCGAGACGCCCGTGCACACCGACCAGACCACCGGCGCGCAGCACAACCCGCACCCGATCAAGCTGAACGCGGCGTACGCGGAGGGCGGTCCGCAGCTCACCGTGCGCACCGTCGAGAACATGACCCACCTGAAGATCGACCACTATCTGGAGGTCGACTTCACCAGCTTCATGAAGACCGTGGACGTGCTCGGCGGCGTCGACATCTGCGCCACGCGGCCCCTGAAGGACTCGTACACCGGACTCGACCTGACGGCCGGCCCGCACCAGCTGAACGGCGGGCAGGCGCTGCAGTACGTGCGCTCCCGGCACGTCGACGGCGCCTCCGACCTCGGCAGGATGCAGCGCCAGCAGCGGTTCCTGGCGGCGCTGATCGGCCGGGCCACCTCCTCCGGGGTGCTGCTGAACCCGCTGAGGTTCCGCGACGTCACCCGGGCCGTGCTCGGCTCGGTCCGCGCGGACAAGGGCTTCGGCACGGACGAGCTGCTGGACCTCGGCCGGGCGATGCGCAACTTCTCCCCCTCCTCCTCCGAGTTCACGACCGTGCCGATCGGGCAGATGGGCTACGCCGTCAAGGGCATCGGCTCGACACTGAAGTGGGACGAGCCGAAGGCCGCCCAGCTCTTCCGGTCGCTGCGCGACGACAAGCCGCTCACCGCGACGCACCCGACCGTGCGCAGCGCGGCCGCCCGGGTCGAGGTGGCCCCGCAGCAGATCCATGTCCAGGTCGAGAACGCGACGTCCACCGAGGGCCTCGGCAGGCGGGTGGACGGCGCGCTCGCCGCCAGCGGTTTCCGTACGACCGGGCGGCCCGCCACCACGCAGGAGCCGGACCTGAAGCACACCGTCATCGTGTACGACCCGCGCTGGGACCGTTCCGCGCGCTCCCTTGCGGCGGCGCTGCCCGGCAGCGAGCTGCGCGCGGTCGACGGGCAGGGTCCGGTACTGAAGGTGCTCGCGGGGGCGGACTTCAAGGAGGTCAGACGGGTACGGGTCGACACTCCGTCCCCGGGGGAGTCGTCCCCCGTGCTGACCGGCGACGAGGTGCTGTGCCGGTAG
- a CDS encoding glycosyltransferase family 2 protein — protein MSEKSGVQPPAVSVIMPVLNEERHLRGAVQAILAQEYDGEMEVVIAIGPSTDRTDEIAARLVAEDPRVHTVPNPTGRTPAALNAAIKASRHPVVVRVDGHGILSPNYIATAVRLLEETGAQNVGGIMHAEGENDWEHAVAAAMTSKIGVGNAAFHTGGEAGPAETVYLGVFRREALERQGGYNEEFIRAQDWELNFRIREAGGLIWFSPELRVSYRPRPSVRALAKQYKDYGRWRHVVARYHEGSINLRYLAPPAAVCAIAAGVVVGAALTPWGFLIPGGYLAAIAAGSLPAGKGLPAKARLQIPVALATMHMSWGFGFLTSPRALARKVIASRRPAVRESAAT, from the coding sequence ATGAGCGAGAAGTCTGGCGTGCAGCCCCCCGCCGTATCCGTGATCATGCCCGTCCTCAACGAGGAGAGGCACCTGCGCGGAGCCGTCCAAGCGATCCTTGCGCAGGAGTACGACGGCGAGATGGAGGTGGTGATCGCCATCGGTCCGTCCACGGACCGTACGGACGAGATCGCGGCCCGGCTCGTCGCCGAGGACCCGCGCGTGCACACCGTGCCGAACCCGACCGGCCGCACCCCCGCCGCGCTCAACGCGGCGATCAAGGCGTCCCGGCATCCCGTCGTCGTCCGCGTGGACGGGCACGGCATCCTCTCCCCGAACTACATCGCCACCGCCGTCCGCCTTCTGGAGGAGACGGGCGCGCAGAACGTCGGCGGCATCATGCACGCCGAGGGCGAGAACGACTGGGAGCACGCCGTCGCCGCCGCGATGACCTCGAAGATCGGCGTGGGCAACGCGGCCTTCCACACGGGCGGTGAGGCCGGCCCGGCCGAGACCGTGTACCTGGGCGTCTTCCGGCGCGAGGCGCTGGAGCGGCAGGGCGGCTACAACGAGGAGTTCATCCGCGCCCAGGACTGGGAGCTGAACTTCCGGATCCGGGAGGCGGGCGGCCTCATCTGGTTCTCGCCCGAGCTGAGGGTGTCGTACCGGCCGAGGCCCTCCGTCAGGGCCCTCGCCAAGCAGTACAAGGACTACGGGCGCTGGCGCCACGTCGTCGCCCGCTACCACGAGGGTTCCATCAACCTGCGCTACCTCGCGCCGCCGGCCGCGGTGTGCGCGATCGCGGCGGGCGTCGTGGTGGGCGCCGCGCTGACGCCGTGGGGCTTCCTGATCCCCGGCGGCTACCTCGCGGCGATAGCCGCGGGTTCGCTGCCCGCGGGCAAGGGGCTGCCGGCCAAGGCGCGCCTGCAGATCCCCGTGGCCCTCGCCACCATGCATATGTCCTGGGGCTTCGGCTTCCTGACCAGCCCGCGCGCGCTGGCCCGAAAGGTGATCGCCTCACGGCGTCCCGCCGTACGGGAGTCCGCCGCTACGTGA
- a CDS encoding LCP family protein: MTQSSTRGEVPAVGDATSRTPQAPGTTDGDKRHGGGRRGGGRSGVGPNGHRPRRRRRVLRWSATVLAVLILGTAGAGYLYYQHLNSNIQKGQRSSGGSPAKKAEPNAAGQTPMNILLIGSDSRNSAENVKLGGSRENRGNPPLADVQMLIHLSADRKSASVVSIPRDTRVDIPKCKDPDTGTSYPATNAIINESLARGGAGCTLATWENLTGIYIDHWMTIDFAGVVNMADAIGGVDVCVKQNVWDRPLPGVSGGSGLKMKAGTKKVQGKQALQWLRTRHAWGSDLLRARAQHMYMNSMIRTLKSQNVFTDTGRLMDLAEAATKSLKVSEEIGTVKKLYDMAMQLKTVPTNRLTMTTMPNVADPQDDNHVVPDGANAEKVWRMIRDDVPFDDKGTESASKGTASPAPATEAPSVSSGELGVLVQNATRTSTRIAVAHRASAIGQVLVGKGFTRAEADTTAAVSDSKTAVRYPSADLEGDAQAVAKALGIPMSSVKRSTDVSGVTVVVGADWRTGDTYPKESTPKAGDLPGNADAINGSDKDQCMDVYAPYRW, translated from the coding sequence TTGACACAGAGCAGTACGCGGGGGGAGGTTCCTGCGGTCGGGGACGCTACGTCGCGCACACCGCAGGCACCGGGCACGACCGACGGGGACAAGCGGCACGGCGGGGGACGGCGTGGCGGCGGGCGGAGCGGGGTCGGACCGAACGGTCACCGTCCACGGCGCAGACGGCGCGTGCTGCGCTGGTCGGCAACCGTGCTGGCGGTGCTGATACTTGGGACGGCCGGCGCCGGATACCTCTACTACCAGCACCTCAACAGCAACATCCAGAAGGGCCAGCGCAGCAGCGGTGGTTCTCCGGCGAAGAAGGCCGAGCCGAACGCCGCCGGCCAGACGCCCATGAACATCCTGCTGATCGGCTCCGACAGCCGTAACTCCGCCGAGAACGTGAAGCTCGGCGGCAGCAGGGAGAACCGCGGCAACCCGCCACTGGCCGACGTGCAGATGCTCATCCACCTCTCGGCCGACCGCAAGAGCGCCTCGGTGGTCAGCATTCCGCGCGACACCCGTGTCGACATACCCAAGTGCAAGGATCCCGACACCGGGACGAGCTATCCCGCGACCAACGCCATCATCAACGAGTCGTTGGCCCGCGGCGGCGCCGGCTGCACCCTGGCCACCTGGGAGAACCTCACCGGGATCTACATCGACCACTGGATGACGATCGACTTCGCGGGCGTGGTGAACATGGCGGACGCCATCGGCGGCGTCGACGTCTGTGTGAAGCAGAACGTGTGGGACCGTCCGCTGCCCGGTGTGTCCGGTGGCTCCGGACTGAAGATGAAGGCCGGCACGAAGAAGGTCCAGGGCAAGCAGGCGCTCCAGTGGCTGCGTACCCGGCACGCCTGGGGCAGCGACCTCCTGCGGGCCAGGGCCCAGCACATGTACATGAACTCGATGATCCGGACGCTGAAGAGCCAGAACGTCTTCACCGACACCGGGCGGCTCATGGACCTGGCCGAGGCGGCCACGAAGTCGCTGAAGGTCTCCGAGGAGATCGGTACGGTCAAGAAGCTGTACGACATGGCCATGCAGCTCAAGACCGTGCCGACGAACCGCCTCACCATGACGACGATGCCGAACGTCGCGGACCCTCAGGACGACAACCACGTCGTACCGGACGGCGCCAACGCCGAGAAGGTGTGGCGGATGATCCGTGACGACGTGCCCTTCGACGACAAGGGCACGGAGTCGGCCTCGAAGGGGACGGCGAGCCCGGCCCCGGCGACCGAGGCGCCCTCGGTCTCGTCCGGCGAACTCGGTGTGCTGGTGCAGAACGCCACCAGGACGTCGACGCGGATCGCGGTGGCCCATCGGGCGAGCGCGATCGGTCAGGTCCTCGTGGGGAAGGGCTTCACCAGGGCGGAGGCCGACACGACGGCGGCGGTGTCCGACAGCAAGACCGCCGTGCGTTACCCGAGCGCCGATCTCGAGGGTGACGCCCAGGCCGTCGCGAAGGCACTGGGGATTCCCATGAGTTCGGTGAAGAGGTCGACCGACGTGTCGGGGGTCACCGTCGTCGTGGGCGCCGACTGGCGCACGGGCGACACCTACCCGAAGGAGTCCACCCCGAAGGCCGGGGATCTGCCCGGCAACGCCGATGCCATCAACGGCTCGGACAAGGACCAGTGCATGGACGTGTACGCGCCCTACCGCTGGTAG
- a CDS encoding LCP family protein, which translates to MDAQGRGRADNIDPADQWVLNPNTGEYELRQNASGPQSGVPRPRRGNPAPAGSGTRPGQRARTAPERDSPAPPGTDVPGPRRRRGAPAEPPPGRRRTRTKPKKSKAKKVLLWTGGSMAFVLVAVSVGGYLYIKHLNDNITSVSDDGASTGGFSKDQAINILVIGTDKRTGKGNDGYGDAGSVGHADTNILLHVSKDRSNATALSIPRDLIVDVPDCPTQQADGTDKVIPGTQGVRFNTSLGQDERTPSCTMRTVTELTGIKPDDFMVADFNAVKTLTEAVGGVDVCLAKDIKDPDSHLNLSKGTHNISGEQALAFVRTRHAVGFGGDLSRITLQQQFLSALMRKLKGNSTLSSPGKMLKLAEAGTKALTVDDKLDSIGKLKDLGLELGKLNPKNLTFTTVPVLDNPAEKVKATVVLNDAKAPAVFDAIKNDVSFTEVKEKQKAAKDAEAARLKGTKSDASEVRVRILNGGAVGGSAQKTLGWLQISEGVEKSENAGNAPAELSRTTLEYAPDQAPQARRLAAIMGLSGSALKPGKSVTNSQGLPAMTLTLGKDFKGAGVPLTAPTKAPEVDKSTADKVKCAS; encoded by the coding sequence GTGGACGCGCAAGGCCGTGGGCGGGCGGACAATATCGATCCCGCAGACCAGTGGGTGCTCAACCCGAACACCGGTGAATACGAACTGCGACAGAATGCTTCCGGACCGCAGTCGGGAGTCCCGAGGCCACGTCGCGGCAACCCCGCGCCGGCGGGGTCGGGAACCAGGCCGGGACAGCGTGCGCGCACGGCGCCGGAGCGGGACAGTCCCGCGCCGCCCGGCACCGATGTGCCCGGGCCGCGCCGACGCCGTGGCGCGCCGGCCGAGCCGCCTCCGGGCCGCCGCCGGACGCGGACGAAACCCAAGAAGTCGAAGGCGAAGAAGGTCCTGCTGTGGACCGGCGGTTCGATGGCCTTCGTGCTCGTCGCCGTGTCGGTCGGCGGCTACCTCTACATCAAGCACCTCAACGACAACATCACGTCCGTGTCCGACGACGGTGCGAGCACGGGTGGCTTCAGCAAGGACCAGGCGATCAACATCCTGGTGATCGGCACCGACAAGCGCACCGGCAAGGGCAACGACGGTTACGGCGACGCGGGCAGTGTCGGACACGCCGACACCAACATCCTTCTGCACGTCTCCAAGGACCGGTCCAACGCCACCGCGCTGAGCATCCCGCGTGACCTGATCGTCGACGTCCCGGACTGTCCGACCCAGCAGGCCGACGGCACCGACAAGGTCATTCCGGGCACCCAGGGCGTCCGCTTCAACACCAGCCTCGGGCAGGACGAGCGCACGCCGAGCTGCACCATGCGCACGGTGACCGAGCTGACCGGGATCAAGCCGGACGACTTCATGGTCGCGGACTTCAACGCGGTCAAGACGCTGACGGAGGCCGTCGGCGGCGTCGACGTCTGTCTGGCCAAGGACATCAAGGACCCGGACTCGCACCTGAACCTCTCCAAGGGGACGCACAACATCTCCGGCGAGCAGGCCCTGGCGTTCGTCCGCACCCGCCACGCCGTCGGCTTCGGCGGCGACCTGAGCCGGATCACGCTGCAGCAGCAGTTCCTGAGCGCGCTGATGCGCAAGCTGAAGGGGAACTCCACGCTCTCCAGCCCGGGGAAGATGCTGAAACTGGCGGAGGCGGGCACCAAGGCGCTGACCGTCGACGACAAACTGGACAGCATCGGCAAGCTGAAGGACCTTGGCCTCGAGCTGGGCAAGCTCAACCCGAAGAACCTGACCTTCACCACGGTGCCGGTTCTGGACAACCCCGCGGAGAAGGTCAAGGCCACCGTCGTCCTCAACGACGCGAAGGCCCCCGCGGTCTTCGACGCCATCAAGAACGACGTCTCCTTCACCGAGGTGAAGGAGAAGCAGAAGGCGGCGAAGGACGCCGAGGCCGCCCGCCTCAAGGGCACCAAGTCCGACGCCTCCGAGGTCCGGGTAAGGATCCTCAACGGCGGGGCCGTCGGCGGTTCCGCCCAGAAGACCCTGGGCTGGCTGCAGATCTCCGAGGGCGTGGAGAAGTCCGAGAACGCGGGCAACGCGCCCGCCGAACTGAGCAGGACCACGCTCGAGTACGCGCCCGACCAGGCACCCCAGGCGCGCAGGCTCGCCGCCATCATGGGCCTGTCCGGATCGGCGCTGAAGCCGGGCAAGAGCGTGACCAACTCCCAGGGACTGCCCGCGATGACGCTGACCCTGGGCAAGGACTTCAAGGGTGCGGGCGTACCCCTCACCGCTCCGACAAAGGCGCCGGAGGTCGACAAGTCCACGGCGGACAAGGTGAAGTGCGCCTCGTAG
- a CDS encoding LCP family protein — protein sequence MTVSAGPGAAASATGAGLARRRRRLWLRNSSLGVAVFVLAASGAGWAVYEKLNGNITADDDAAAELARYEKERPTALVRGAQNILLIGSDSRSGKGNRKYGRDSGTERSDTTILLHLAANRHSATAVSLPRDLMVHLPDCRRPDGTRSRPAFAVFNSAFEVGGSACTIRTVEKLTDIRVDHHMVVDFRGFKDMVDAVDGVQVCLKQHIDDKDAKLRLPAGEVTLNGEQALGYVRARKSIGDGSDTDRMDRQQRFLGALVNKVRSNDVLLNPTKLYPVLDAATSSLTTDPDLASLRGLYQLVRGMRDIPTERVQFLTVPRTSYAYDANRDQLREPGAGKLFAQLRADAPVVVAANPRHGSPAENSYGGHAEDAYDSAFGYEEESDGDGMWRVMRTGSPGSTSPPAPTFRGNTAAEDACG from the coding sequence GTGACCGTCAGCGCAGGGCCGGGAGCGGCGGCGTCGGCCACCGGTGCCGGGCTCGCCCGGCGGCGTCGGCGGCTGTGGCTGCGCAACTCGTCCCTGGGGGTCGCCGTCTTCGTGCTGGCCGCGAGCGGGGCCGGCTGGGCCGTGTACGAGAAGCTGAACGGGAACATCACGGCGGACGACGACGCGGCCGCCGAGCTCGCCCGGTACGAGAAGGAGCGGCCCACCGCGCTCGTGCGGGGCGCCCAGAACATCCTGCTGATCGGATCGGACTCGCGCTCGGGGAAGGGGAACCGCAAGTACGGCCGGGACTCCGGGACCGAGCGCTCCGACACCACGATCCTGCTGCACCTGGCCGCGAACCGGCACAGCGCGACCGCCGTCTCGCTGCCCCGCGACCTGATGGTGCACCTGCCGGACTGCCGCCGCCCGGACGGCACCCGCAGCCGGCCGGCGTTCGCGGTGTTCAACTCCGCCTTCGAGGTGGGCGGTTCGGCCTGCACGATCCGGACCGTCGAGAAGCTCACCGACATCCGCGTCGACCACCACATGGTCGTCGACTTCCGCGGCTTCAAGGACATGGTGGACGCCGTGGACGGCGTCCAGGTCTGCCTGAAGCAGCACATCGACGACAAGGACGCCAAACTGCGGCTGCCCGCGGGCGAGGTGACGCTCAACGGCGAACAGGCCCTCGGCTACGTACGCGCCCGCAAGAGCATCGGCGACGGCAGCGACACCGACCGGATGGACCGCCAACAGCGGTTCCTGGGGGCGCTCGTCAACAAGGTGCGCAGCAACGACGTCCTGCTGAATCCCACGAAGCTCTATCCCGTCCTCGACGCGGCCACCTCCTCGCTCACCACGGACCCGGATCTCGCCAGCCTGCGCGGCCTCTACCAGCTGGTGCGCGGCATGCGCGACATTCCCACAGAACGGGTGCAATTCCTGACGGTGCCCCGGACGTCGTACGCGTACGACGCCAATCGCGACCAACTCCGAGAACCCGGCGCCGGAAAACTCTTCGCACAACTGCGCGCGGACGCACCGGTGGTGGTCGCCGCGAACCCTCGTCACGGATCTCCCGCGGAGAACTCGTACGGAGGTCACGCCGAAGACGCGTACGACTCCGCATTCGGCTACGAAGAGGAGTCGGACGGCGACGGAATGTGGAGAGTAATGCGGACCGGTTCACCCGGCAGCACCTCTCCCCCCGCGCCGACTTTCCGGGGAAACACGGCAGCCGAGGACGCCTGCGGGTAA
- a CDS encoding TIGR03089 family protein has translation MNATDRTPADLLRSALAADPARPLVTFYDDATGERVELSVATFANWVAKTANLLQGELSAEPGDRLALLLPAHWQTAVWLLACSSVGVVADVGGDPAAADLVVTGPDTLEAARACSGERIALALRPLGGRFPQTPAGFTDYAVEVPGQGDRFAPYAVVDPEEPALVVAGAEYTGAEVVERARSGAPSLGLTGPGSRILSGLAYDTWEGLSAGLYAPLSTGASVVLCRHLERLGEEGLAKRVESERVTAVR, from the coding sequence GTGAACGCCACCGATCGCACCCCCGCCGACCTGCTGCGATCCGCGCTCGCCGCGGACCCCGCACGCCCGCTGGTGACCTTCTACGACGACGCCACGGGTGAACGTGTCGAATTGTCCGTGGCCACCTTCGCCAATTGGGTGGCCAAGACCGCCAACCTGCTCCAGGGCGAGCTGTCCGCCGAACCCGGCGACCGGCTGGCCCTGCTGCTGCCCGCGCACTGGCAGACGGCGGTGTGGTTGCTGGCGTGTTCGTCGGTGGGGGTGGTCGCGGACGTGGGCGGTGACCCCGCGGCGGCCGACCTCGTGGTCACCGGGCCGGACACGCTGGAGGCGGCCCGCGCCTGCTCCGGGGAGCGGATCGCGCTCGCGCTGCGTCCGCTCGGCGGGCGCTTCCCGCAGACGCCGGCGGGCTTCACCGACTACGCCGTGGAGGTGCCCGGCCAGGGGGACCGTTTCGCGCCGTACGCGGTGGTGGACCCGGAGGAACCGGCGCTGGTCGTCGCCGGCGCGGAGTACACGGGGGCCGAGGTCGTGGAGCGGGCCCGGTCCGGCGCGCCCTCGCTCGGACTGACGGGACCCGGTTCACGGATCCTGTCGGGGCTCGCCTACGACACCTGGGAGGGACTGAGCGCGGGGTTGTACGCGCCGCTGTCGACCGGGGCGTCCGTGGTGCTGTGCCGACACCTGGAGCGGCTGGGCGAGGAAGGGCTGGCCAAGCGGGTGGAGAGTGAACGGGTGACGGCCGTCCGCTAG